One Cryptococcus neoformans var. neoformans B-3501A chromosome 10, whole genome shotgun sequence DNA window includes the following coding sequences:
- a CDS encoding hypothetical protein (Match to ESTs gb|CF192082.1|CF192082, gb|CF186377.1|CF186377), with the protein MSRIFRRALATFPPRAGPSSTTPSTLFPSASSAAATLPIAVRRRRTEHPPPKFASPSPLSDPALHDPESGKKFPLPLEQDYRDLLRTSEFDGSLSDAELRALFLKGTAEWKARVRGYAPRGKKGRHAFLLKVMGGQKEAEGIVPQEAEGQNANPNTIVGQRIYLPNIQIRLMRNHTPPGEAYDPFVATFRIPPSMTKTDLRSYLAAVYNLQVTFIRTDNYLAPVGRTRTGQVRRLGGKGKTYKRAVVGLTEPFHYPDDLEELHAQSEYEGSGDAVTKARDKWLQDNYSLRMMEEMRDRALFKYYKGSRWRAVSQSNVGVTVKEIMKRRKEREAAVAAAVKERYAAVKESADTTQTA; encoded by the exons ATGTCTCGCATCTTTCGAAGGGCACTCGCCACCTTCCCTCCCAGGGCAGGCCCGTCTTCAACAACCCCTtccaccctcttcccctcaGCATCCTCGGCCGCCGCAACCCTCCCCATTGCCGTCCGACGTCGTCGCACTGAACATCCTCCACCAAAATTCGCTTCCCCCTCTCCGCTCTCTGACCCTGCCTTGCACGATCCCGAGTCTGGAAAGAAGtttcctttgcctcttGAACAAGATTACAGGGACTTGTTGAGGACTTCGGAGTTTGACGGATCGTTGAGCGACGCCGAGTTACGAGCCTTGTTTTTGAAGGGCACTGCCGAATGGAAGGCACGAGTCCGAGGCTACGCACCTAgaggcaagaagggcagACATGCGTTTCTGCTCAAGGTGATGGGCGGTCagaaagaagcagagggAATCGTTCCCCAGGAAGCCGAAGGACAAAACGCAAATCCCAACACCATTGTCGGTCAGCGAATCTACCTTCCGAACATTCAAATCCGTCTTATGAGGAACCACACCCCTCCCGGAGAGGCGTACGATCCTTTTGTTGCTACCTTCCGCATTCCTCCAAGCATGACAAAAACCGATCTTCGATCATATCTCGCTGCTGTGTACAACCTCCAAGTCACTTTTATCCGTACCGACAACTATCTCGCCCCTGTCGGCCGTACACGTACCGGCCAAGTCAGGAGATTAGGAGGCAAGGGCAAAACGTACAAGAGGGCTGTCGTTGGTTTGACAGAGCCTTTCCACTACCCCGATGATTTGGAGGAGCTGCATGCTCAGAGTGAATACGAAGGATCTGGCGATGCCGTGACGAAGGCGAGAGACAAGTGGCTGCAAGACAACTACAGTTTGAgaatgatggaagaaatgagGGACAGGGCGCTGTTCAAGTACTACAAGGGTTCCAGGTGGAGGGCGGTTAGCCAGTCCAATGTT GGCGTGACGGTCAAGGAAATTATGAAGCGAcgaaaggagagagaagcCGCTGTGGCGGCAGCTGTCAAGGAACGGTATGCGGCTGTCAAGGAGTCCGCGGACACCACTCAAACAGCATAG
- a CDS encoding hypothetical protein (HMMPfam hit to Mito_carr, Mitochondrial carrier protein, score: 146.3, E(): 6.5e-41), whose amino-acid sequence MPSHFFFSTSVKSDEQVLPRPNRRKKGAAKEGEENTRANRDGVGFGQANANLYHKNHIYQRCEDRAHARWWVYKHTSPKLLELITLIGVRGLYTGLTASVFRQMTYSVTRLGVYDLMKNTMSNNGAKKLRTGDMVICASVAGALGGVAGNPADIILVRYIVLGSNQAVLLMNCFCRHRMVADPTKPAENQMHYRNAIHGIYKMVSNEGVASLARGLAPNTIRAILMNASQLVSYDFFKEHILAANLMENGMPLHFVSSALSGTVATTICAPADVVKSRIMNMKAGAGGHGPVGLLLESLKHEGPRFLFKGWLPAWIRLTPNTICMFVFLEQLRNAVDLFRNPTAKSQSAA is encoded by the exons ATGCCGTcacatttttttttttccaccTCGGTCAAATCCGACGAGCAGGTGCTGCCGCGTCCA AATCGCCGAAAAAAGGGAGCtgcgaaagaaggagaggagaacACGAGGGCTAACAGAGACGGCGTTGGGTTTGGACAGGCGAATGCAAACCTCTACCACAAAAACCACATTTATCAACGCTGTGAGGACCGTGCTCATGCAAGATGGTGGGTTTATAAGCATACTTCACCGAAACTGTTAGAACTGATCACTTTGATAGGTGTGCGAGGATTATACACTGGTTTGACCGCTTCGGTGTTCAGGCAGATGACGTACAGTGTCACAAGACTAGGTGTCTATGACCTTATGAAGAATACAATGTCAAATAATGGAGCAAAGAAGTTGAGAACGGGAGATATGGTCATTTGTGCGAGTGTCGCTGGTGCTCTCGGTGGTGTTGCTGGAAACCCGGCCGATATCATCCTTGTTAGGTACATCGTCCTGGGTTCAAATCAAGCGGTTTTACTGATGAACTGCTTTTGTCGTCACAGAATGGTCGCCGATCCTACAAAACCTGCTGAGAACCAGATGCACTACAGAAATGCTATCCATGGCATCTATAAGATGGTCAGCAATGAAGGTGTTGCCTCCCTTGCTCGCGGTCTGGCTCCAAATACT ATCCGAGCCATCCTCATGAACGCCTCTCAGCTTGTTTCTTACGATTTCTTCAAGGAGCACATTCTCGCCGCGAACCTCATGGAGAACGGCATGCCTCTTCACTTTGTCTCTTCTGCCTTGTCCGGTACCGTTGCTACCACCATTTGTGCACCTGCGGATGTGGTGAAGAGCAGAATTATGAACATGAAGGCTGGAGCTGGTGGCCATGGGCCTGTCggcttgttgttggagagCCTGAAGCACGAGGGGCCAAGATTCTTGTTTAAGGGCTGGCTTCCTGCTTGGA TTCGGCTTACCCCCAATACCATCTGCATGTTCGTCTTCCTTGAACAACTACGTAATGCCGTAGACCTCTTTAGGAATCCCACCGCCAAGTCTCAATCCGCTGCGTAG
- a CDS encoding hypothetical protein (Match to ESTs gb|CF184213.1|CF184213, gb|CF184298.1|CF184298, gb|CF184214.1|CF184214) translates to MEAYLQYRAFTPSFKPTHAPIVEGKEEEALKTLASSPLIYVTFDENDARNPQNWSKTYKTFVIGLLAFLTLSLTFASSVSSAAEQGMMEEFGCSQIAATAATSMFLIGMGVGAMPMAPLSEQWWRTLSTLNGCMLLFKIDATEGCFSWRQDYTGGKLYGRLPIYLITILLATVFEIACAVAPNVPALLILRFIAGVWSTTPLSNSGGSLNDVGDPVLRTIALPLFTTAGFTGPCLGPIIGGFLAENANYGWRWCYWVTAIWNAVAFLSCFFFMPETLAPALLKFKAINYRKATGEHTWRAPIEDESLRKLTVKYLQRPFKMLAIEPVVQFFVAYLLIVYIVLYGYFDAYPIIFGQHGISGGKGGLMFVPVMLGFLILLGINFIHFERYKGLAEDAKKGIERRGIHEGRVEPEERLVPLMGCAIFFPAGMFWFAWTSGVHFNFWVPMMSGLIFGIGLLSIFQGSTQYMIDAYGPMAASALAGSTLIRYVGAGLVILAFPTMYNNLGDQWATSLCAFLGLALTPIPFIFYLIGHKVRSKCRFTVRY, encoded by the exons ATGGAAGCCTACCTCCAGTATCGGGCTTTCACGCCGAGCTTTAAACCTACCCACGCTCCTATCGtcgaaggcaaagaagaagaggctcTCAAAACccttgcctcttctcctttgaTCTATGTCACGTTCGACGAGAACGACGCTCGGAACCCTCAAAATTGGTCCAAAACCTACAAGACCTTTGTAATTGGgctcttggccttcttaACGCTGTCCTTAACGTTTGCTAGCTCTGTATCCTCTGCTGCAGAGCaggggatgatggaggaatTTGGGTGCTCGCAGATCGCCGCAACCGCCGCGACTTCGATGTTTTTAATAGGTATGGGTGTAGGTGCGATGCCTATGGCGCCGCTTTCTGAGC AATGGTGGAGGACGCTCTCAACCCTAAACGGCTGCATGCTCCTTTTTAAGATTGATGCGACGGAAGGGTGTTTCTCATGGCGTCAGGATTACACAGGCGGGAAGT TATATGGACGTCTCCCAATCTACCTCATCACTATCCTCCTAGCGACCGTCTTTGAAATTGCCTGTGCTGTTGCCCCCAACGTCCCAgctctcctcatccttcgATTCATCGCAGGGGTCTGGTCTACTACACCCTTATCCAATTCAGGTGGGTCACTGAACGATGTGGGAGACCCTGTTCTACGTACCATcgctcttcccctctttaCAACTGCTGGATTTACTGGGCCTTGCTTGGGACCTATAATAGGAGGATTTTTGGCCGAAAATGCGAATTACGGTTGGCGTTGGTGTTACTGGGTAACAGCAATCTGGAATGCGGTCGCTTTCTTATcatgcttcttcttcatgccAGAAACTCTAGCCCCTGCTTTGCTCAAGTTCAAAGCAATTAATTACCGGAAGGCCACCGGCGAGCATACATGGAGGGCACCCattgaagacgagagttTGAGGAAGTTGACTGTCAAGTACTTGCAACGCCCCTTTAAGATGCTGGCGATAGAACCTGTTGTCCAATTCTTTGTGGCATATCTACTCA TTGTATATATTGTACTTTACGGTTATTTTGACGCCTATCCCATTATCTTCGGCCAGCACGGCATTTCAGGCGGTAAAGGAGGGCTTATGTTCGTGCCTGTCATGCTAGGCTTTCTGATTCTTCTCGGTATAAACTTCATCCACTTTGAACGCTACAAGGGATTGGCTGAAGATGCGAAAAAGGGGATTGAGAGGAGAGGTATACATGAAGGTCGAGTTGAGCCAGAAGAGAGATTAGTGCCCC TCATGGGTTGTGCCATCTTTTTCCCAGCAGGAATGTTCTGGTTTGCTTGGACCTCTGGTGTTCACTTTAACTTCTGGGTTCCCATGATGAG TGGTTTAATCTTCGGTATCGGCCTTttgtccatcttccaaGGATCTACTCAGTATATGATCGACGCCTATGGGCCTATGGCTGCATCAGCT CTTGCAGGTTCAACACTTATCCGATATGTTGGTGCCGGTTTGGTCATTCTTGCCTTCCCTACCATGTACAACAACTTAGGTGATCAATGGGCTACCTC TCTCTGCGCTTTTTTGGGTCTGGCACTGACTCCAATTCCGTTTATATTCTACTTGATCG GTCACAAAGTGCGATCGAAATGCAGATTTACCGTCCGCTATTAA
- a CDS encoding hypothetical protein (HMMPfam hit to BIR, Inhibitor of Apoptosis domain, score: 139.5, E(): 7.3e-39) gives MQNLDNRLASFNAVTKPKSKAKPQFPLEASTHPHLTPRALAEAGFYHTPGTSPPSFDNCTCFLCNLELGGWDEDDDPFEEHAKRAGCAWAEMFCAVKIEKRKRDRSDGQYTTVYETANSLPQSAESIEVRAQTFKKWWPHKQKSGWLPTVKALARAGFVYNPSTESKDAVICPYCEYGVEGWEATDDPWEIHQSKVPDCHFFRATLVGEAEGSGIADKPNKASGRPKKSIAPKKSKRGTTVAPLEPSEPEDAEHHSDAEENTDVEKEKPSKASGRRKKSEAPKRPKRGTIVASVASEVEGTKHIPEEDASASQAITSTRRTTKARVTMTTAVATTTTKAKATKGKKKTGKNEAVSGSQTIKEDAPVAENHTEIEMESDVEEPIPVKKTRAKSKKEKKEQKATAKSKGKQKVTDEPEAEEIVAAESGIEAPTESEAEPAQKPEKKTRAKAATTAKGRKKAQNKEVEEEEDSKAGTEVDVPSGSEAELPADEQPTPKVIRPASKASASKSSKSSSRLKALPSLPPSHQPPPVKSPTPSSRPLSQLDRFANIPPTSSPASTPRGKATLRSTRPTKLSPHAALPREAMDASLTRGALAARKVVDDLFSSPAGASSTMEEMSQPKQTQEPHLPSQPRPLTEQEKQMKLEALIRAEMQRSYNQLKEEGEKMIEDWYEKAKNDRKKIESL, from the exons ATGCAGAACCTCGACAATAGATTGGCATCGTTTAATGCTGTCACCAAACCCAAATCAAAAGCAAAGCCGCAATTCCCTCTAGAAGCATCAACCCACCCGCATCTCACCCCGCGGGCGCTCGCAGAGGCTGGTTTCTATCATACTCCTGGAACATCACCGCCTTCCTTCGACAACTGCACTTGCTTTCTATGCAATCTGGAGCTGGGAGggtgggatgaagatgatgatcctTTCGAGGAACATGCGAAGAGGGCAGGGTGTGCTTGGGCCGAAATGTTTTGTGCGGTCAAgatcgagaagaggaagagggatagGAGCGACGGGCAGTACAC GACTGTCTATGAAACAGCGAACTCTCTTCCACAGTCTGCCGAATCTATAGAAGTTAGGGCTCAAACATTCAAGAAATGGTGGCCCCACAAACAAAAATCAGGGTGGCTTCCAACTGTAAAAGCT CTTGCGCGTGCTGGCTTCGTCTACAACCCCTCCACAGAGTCCAAGGACGCTGTGATATGTCCGTACTGCGAATACGGCGtggaaggatgggaggCTACAGATGACCCTTG GGAGATTCATCAGTCGAAAGTTCCCGATTGTCATTTCTTCAGGGCGACACTAGTAGGCGAAGCTGAAGGGTCTGGCATCGCTGATAAACCT AACAAGGCATCCGGGAGACCAAAAAAGTCTATAGCCCCTAAAAA GTCTAAACGGGGGACAACAGTAGCCCCTCTCGAACCTTCTGAGCCTGAGGATGCCGAACATCATTCAGACGCAGAGGAGAATACAGAtgttgaaaaagaaaagccT AGTAAGGCTTCTGGACGGCGGAAAAAGTCTGAGGCCCCAAAAAG ACCAAAACGGGGCACGATAGTAGCATCCGTAGCCTCTGAAGTAGAGGGCACGAAGCATATCCCTGAGGAGGACGCTTCCGCCTCGCAGGCCATTACTTCAACCAGAAGAACGACCAAGGCTCGCGTGACGATGACGACAGCGGTGGCCACGACGACAACCAAGGCAAAGGCgacaaaaggcaaaaagaaaactgGGAAGAATGAAGCCGTGTCCGGGTCCCAGACGATCAAGGAGGATGCACCAGTCGCGGAGAACCACACGGAAATAGAAATGGAAAGCGATGTCGAGGAGCCAATACCCGTGAAGAAGACTCGTGCAAAATctaaaaaagaaaaaaaggagcAAAAAGCAACGGCAAAAAGCAAGGGAAAGCAAAAGGTAACGGATGAGCCGGAGGCCGAAGAGATAGTTGCGGCGGAATCAGGGATAGAGGCTCCAACAGAATCTGAAGCCGAACCTGCCCAAAAGCCTGAGAAAAAAACGAGGGCCAAAGCTGCTACAACGGCCaaagggagaaaaaaggCGCAGAAcaaggaagtggaggaagaagaggatagtAAAGCTGGTACTGAGGTAGATGTGCCTTCTGGCTCAGAGGCGGAATTACCAGCCGATGAACAACCAACTCCAAAAGTTATAAGGCCTGCTTCAAAAGCATCAGCTTCAAAATCGtccaaatcttcttctcggtTAAAGGCTCTTCCCTCGCTTCCGCCGTCTCATCAACCACCGCCTGTCAAATCACCTACCCCCAGCTCTCGCCCTCTCTCCCAACTTGACCGATTTGCGAATATACCAcccacttcttcaccaGCCTCCACTCCTCGTGGAAAGGCAACACTTCGTTCTACCCGACCCACAAAACTTTCTCCACATGCAGCATTGCCCAGGGAAGCAATGGATGCGTCTCTTACTCGAGGGGCTTTGGCCGCTAGGAAGGTTGTAGACGATCTCTTCTCGTCGCCTGCCGGTGCTTCTTCTAcaatggaggagatgagcCAACCAAAACAGACCCAAGAaccccatcttccttcccaacCCCGACCTCTAACGGAGCAGGAAAAGCAGATGAAGCTCGAAGCTCTTATCCGAGCTGAGATGCAAAGGAGTTATAACCagttgaaagaagaaggggaaaagatGATTGAGGACTGGTACGAAAAAGCGAAAAAtgacaggaagaagatagaGTCTTTATGA
- a CDS encoding hypothetical protein (Match to EST gb|CF187853.1|CF187853) — MICRVSLKSMQLSSLSTFLCRPLSTWPARLPVSRRAMLYVPGSNPRMLEKSLSSPADSVAYDLEDSVSPGKKADARRLVTELLDGERRPKGEVVARINAIGTGYEDDDLNYVLRTRHVQAIALPKTNSPEHIEYVISRINALAPMHKQSGQPEAIKIIAMIENAQAMVAIEAIAASGKGHLDALLFAAEDYCADLGLTRTSSRQELLYPRSRLVTTAKAFGLQAIDLVCVNYKDKEVLREESEEGRRLGFDGKQAIHPEQIDIIHSSFAPNEIDILKAARIKFSFEHHDQLGKGAYTLDGVMIDAPVYKQASKVLAKAEAAGLEIPKVTLSDIQ, encoded by the exons ATGATCTGCCGGGTATCTCTCAAGTCCATGCAGCTCTCCAGCCTTTCCACTTTCCTCTGCCGGCCTCTATCGACATGGCCAGCTAGGCTGCCAGTGTCACGGCGAGCTATGCTCTACG TACCTGGGTCCAATCCTCGCATGTTGGAGAAGTCTCTATCCAGTCCAGCAGACTCGGTTGCCTACGATTTGGAAGATTCTGTGAGCCCAGGTAAGAAAGCAGATGCTAGACGTTTGGTCACAGAATTGCTGGAT GGTGAAAGAAGGCCAAAGGGAGAGGTTGTAGCACGAATCAATGCCATAGGCACCGGctatgaagatgatgatctgAACTACGTT CTACGTACAAGGCACGTCCAAGCAATTGCACTGCCCAAGACCAACTCGCCTGAACATATCGAATATGTGATCTCTCGCATTAACGCCCTTGCCCCTATGCATAAGCAATCAGGTCAACCAGAAGCAATCAAAATTATTGCCATGATTGAGAATGCGCAGGCCATGGTAGCTATCGAAGCCATTGCTGCTAGCGGGAAAGGGCATCTTGATGCTTTGCTG TTTGCAGCAGAAGACT ACTGTGCCGATTTGGGTTTGACTCGTACCTCAAGTAGGCAAGAGTTGCTGTACCCTCGATCAAGACTAGTTACAACAGCCAAAGCATTTGGTCTTCAAGCTATTGATTTGGTTTGCGTTAACTACAAGGATAAGGAAGTTTTGAGGGAGGAGTccgaagaaggaaggaggctgGGTTTCGATGGCAAA CAAGCTATCCATCCTGAGCAGATTGATATAATCCATAGCTCATTTGCGCCAAACGAAATAG ACATCTTGAAAGCAGCAAGAATCAAGTTTTCTTTTGAGCACCACGATCAGCTCGGCAAAGGGGCGTACACCCTCGACGGTGTCATGATCGATGCGCCTGTGTACAAACAAGCCAGCAAAGTTTTAGCCAAAGCTGAAGCTGCGGGGCTCGAGATTCCGAAAGTGACACTGAGTGACATTCAATGA
- a CDS encoding hypothetical protein (HMMPfam hit to DUF803, Protein of unknown function (DUF803), score: 450.9, E(): 1.4e-132) produces MIEEKYIGLALALGGTFLIGSSFIITKKGLNDAAARNPDYSHSHQRQSGTRNASDDLSYLQNPIWWAGMITMVIGEVANFAAYTFAPAILVTPLGAMSVIIGAILASFLLDEKLGRLGICGCAACIIGSVIIVLHAPSDKEVETVDEILSYAARPGFLIYITFVAVFSLYMIYRVVPTHGTRNPMVYLSICSLVGSVSVMAIKGFGVAIKLTLSGNNQLTHVSTYVFGVVVVGCIVVQMNYFNKALDTFSTNVVNPIYYVFFTTATIIASAILFSGFNTPGGVNTISLICGFLVIFMGVFLLNISREPEQIHHPTSLESGLMNPRMSMSGRMSVESNSAGWNYGTVPNSGYAPDGSLNSAGHGRRSNLYRSQNSTLFNAFEEEGVPLGQLPEEDESSEDEGNARREQQAPGRSLLGKKGREDVAGGRHPAFQDTDR; encoded by the exons ATGATCGAGGAGAAGTACATCGGTCTTGCCCTGGCCTTGGGAGGCACTTTTTTGATCGG CTCCAGTTTCATTATCACCAAAAAG GGCTTGAACGATGCTGCGGCTCGTAACCCAGACTATTCTCACTCACATCAACGGCAAAGTGGCACTCGGAATGCCT CGGATGATTTATCATACCTTCAAAATCCCATCTGGTGGGCGGGTATGATTACAA TGGTCATCGGAGAGG TGGCCAATTTTGCAGCTTACACCTTTGCACCTGCTATCCTTGTAACGCCGTTAGGAGCTATGAGTGTTATTATTGG CGCCATCTTggcttctttccttctcgatGAAAAGCTTGGACGTCTGGGTATCTGCGGCTGTGCTGCTTGTATC ATTGGATCAGTGATAATTGTCTTACATGCTCCTTCAGATAAGGAGGTCGAGACCGTCGATGAAATTCTGAGCTATGCTGCTCGACCAG GATTTTTGATCTACATAACCTTTGTTGCGGTCTTCTCTTTGTACATGATCTATCGTGTCGTGCCTACACACGGTACCAGAAATCCTATGGTATACTTGTCCATCTGTTCTCTCGTTGGAAGCGTTTCTGTTATGGCCATCAAG GGCTTTGGTGTTGCTATCAAGTTGACCTTGTCCGGCAACAACCAGCTTACACACGTCAGCACATATGTATTTGGCGTAGTTGTGGTAGGATGTATTGTCGTTCAAATG AACTACTTTAATAAGGCGTTGGATACCTTCTCCACCAATGT TGTCAACCCCATATACtatgtcttcttcactaCTGCTACCATTATCGCTTCTGCCATTCTTTTCTCCGGTTTCAATACCCCGGGGGGAGTCAACACAATCTCTCTCATATGCGGTTTCCTTGTCATCTTTATGGGTgttttccttctcaatATTTCCCGAGAGCCTGAGCAAATCCATCATCCTACAAGTCTCGAATCTGGTCTTATGA ACCCTCGTATGAGCATGTCTGGCCGTATGTCTGTCGAATCCAACAGTGCCGGATGGAACTATGGCACTGTGCCCAATTCTGGGTATGCCCCCGACGGATCACTCAATTCTGCGGGCCACGGTCGTCGAAGTAACCTTTATCGTTCACAAAACTCTACACTTTTTAACgcatttgaagaagaaggggtgcCCTTGGGACAATTGccagaggaggatgagtcttcggaagatgaaggtaaTGCGAGGAGGGAGCAGCAAGCTCCCGGGAGGAGTTTATTGGGTAAGAAGGGGCGAGAAGATGTGGCCGGGGGAAGACATCCGGCTTTCCAAGACACGGACAGATGA
- a CDS encoding hypothetical protein (Match to ESTs gb|CF190530.1|CF190530, gb|CF188494.1|CF188494, gb|CF188495.1|CF188495; HMMPfam hit to Ribophorin_I, Ribophorin I, score: 311.9, E(): 9.4e-91): MLLATALLLPLALAITPPPQTFVNTAIARTVELGGATAQVTTQYNIKATVDEPGEYHLALSGDGDEIPAWWEVAIGGKAVEGVRIIDDSPPTVSVPLGHLKNGDTTTLSLTHVLTHMSKPLPAEIDQREAQYLLFTTNSTYVDSWYPTDVERVKYRAPHIILSHTSVPDTYTHDSTVTKAGSSLTLGPFHSLPATLNKHEFEQQPLSVHYESKQPVIGLKSLKRSAEVSHWGANLNIQDEMSLVNAGPRLKGHFSRLAHQQSRFHASTPPQVLTELPLRIPATAHSAYYYDTIGNVSTSHFRPGSILTQKVKTSKARTSPKTVDGLLELRPRYPLLGGWNYSFVVGYDMPLEDVLKSDQANGKNVLAVPFMTGIKDVVVDDAELKIILPEGAKDVEVYTPFAVDSIEHSIHKTYLDTTGRYAVTLRKARCTEDHAKTVYVTYSYPFSALMQKPLTVASVVGGLFLLAMGLRRVNYSIDKQ, from the exons ATGCTGCTCGCCAccgccctccttctccctctcgcACTTGCAATCACGCCCCCTCCACAGACATTCGTCAACACAGCTATCGCACGCACAGTCGAGCTCGGAGGCGCGACAGCTCAAGTCACAACACAATATAACATCAAGGCAACGGTAGATGAGCCAGGAGAGTACCATCTCGCTTTGAGTGGGGACGGGGATGAGATCCCTGCTTGGTGGGAGGTCGCGATTGGCGGAAAGGCGGTAGAGGGCGTAAGGATTATTGATGACAG CCCACCAACGGTCTCTGTTCCCCTTGGCCACCTGAAGAATGGAGATACCACTACCTTGTCCCTCACACACGTGCTCACTCATATGAGCAAGCCTCTCCCAGCCGAGATCGACCAGAGGGAAGCGCAGtacctcctcttcaccaccaACTCTACGTATGTCGACAGCTGGTACCCCACAGACGTCGAGCGTGTAAAGTACCGCGCTCCtcacatcatcctctctcaCACGTCTGTTCCCGACACCTATACCCACGACTCGACCGTTACCAAGGCCGGCTCATCCCTTACTCTTGGACCCTTCCACTCTCTTCCTGCCACTCTTAATAAACATGAGTTTGAGCAACAGCCTCTTTCGGTGCATTATGAGAGCAAGCAACCTGTGATTGGTCTTAAAAGTTTGAAGCGTAGCGCTGAAGTGAGCCACTGGGGTGCCAACTTGAACATTCAAGATGAGATGTCATTGGTGAATGCTGGGCCCAG GCTTAAGGGTCATTTCTCTCGGCTTGCCCATCAGCAATCCCGATTCCACGCGTCTACCCCGCCCCAGGTTCTCACAGAGCTTCCTCTCCGTATTCCTGCTACCGCCCATTCTGCCTACTATTACGATACCATTGGCAATGTCTCCACTTCTCATTTCCGCCCTGGTAGCATACTCACCCAAAAGGTCAAGACTTCCAAGGCCAGAACCAGCCCCAAGACTGTAGATGGACTTTTGGAATTGAGGCCTCGGTATCCTCTGTTGGGTGGGTGGAACTATAGCTTTGTAGTTGGGTATGATATGCCTCTTGAGGATGTCCTCAAGAGCGATCAGGCCAATGGGAAAAATGTCCTGGCTGTGCCGTTCATGACAGGTATCAAGGACGTTGTCGTTGACGATGCCGAATTGAAGATCATTTTGCCCGAAGGAGCCAA GGACGTCGAGGTTTACACTCCTTTCGCAGTTGACAGCATTGAACACTCAATCCACAAGACGTATCTCGACACCACCGGTCGATACGCCGTCACCCTCAGAAAGGCGCGATGCACTGAAGATCATGCCAAGACTGTTTAT gTCACATATTCTTACCCCTTCTCGGCTTTGATGCAAAAGCCTCTGACTGTGGCGTCCGTGGTCGGGGGTCTCTTCTTGTTAGCTATGGGGTTGAGAAGAGTGAACTATAGTATTGACAAGCAGTAG